The Anastrepha ludens isolate Willacy chromosome 2, idAnaLude1.1, whole genome shotgun sequence genome contains a region encoding:
- the LOC128855343 gene encoding dopamine receptor 2-like isoform X2 has product MTIMNNANSQGVASNFTSTNSIIAATNNNNNNNSNANATSSRDGASTDTAARVNDTLYYWKYTSEELSEFSLVAPELEPSMQQLSAQQQPASGFSYHQSNTRTDNHTTEAQAEPPPAFYTSFNISDDIFDYFNGFLESAEQQQQQLLTTTSAEILTTSTSTVVAANASLTSYIHDVSNGTRDLRLGEFLGLLPNDRISLLSFLFLFSFATVFGNTLVILAVIRERYLHTATNYFITSLAVADCLVGLVVMPFSALYEVLENTWFFGTDWCDIWRSLDVLFSTASILNLCVISLDRYWAITDPFTYPMRMTVKRSAALICAVWVCSSAISFPAIVWWRAARDGEMPAYKCTFTEHLGYLVFSSTISFYLPLLVMVFTYCRIYRAAVIQTRSLKIGTKQVLMASGELQLTLRIHRGGTTREPSTSASHHPTIHGSLGGAPSGGSDGSQHHRHHSHLHSAHHNHSASGTTSSTPEEPDDEPLSALHNNGLARHRHMGKNFSLSRKLAKFAKEKKAAKTLGIVMGVFIVCWLPFFVVNLLSGFCVECIEHEEIVSAIVTWLGWINSCMNPVIYACWSRDFRRAFVRLLCVCCPRKIRRKYQPTMRSKSQCHVAAAMVAASTPFNYSSVQQFDGNRSIM; this is encoded by the exons ATGACGATAATGAATAATGCGAATAGTCAAGGTGTCGCAAGCAATTTCACTAGCACGAATAGCATCATCGCCgctacaaacaacaacaacaacaataatagcaatGCCAATGCGACAAGCAGTCGAGATGGTGCCTCAACTGATACCGCCGCCAGAGTTAACGACACACTTTACTACTGGAAATATACATCCGAAGAGTTATCCGAGTTCTCACTGGTCGCACCGGAGTTGGAGCCTTCCATGCAACAACTCTCCGCTCAACAGCAACCCGCGTCAGGATTTTCATATCACCAATCGAATACCCGCACTGACAATCACACAACGGAGGCTCAAGCGGAACCACCACCTGCTTTCTATACGAGCTTCAACATCTCTGACGATATCTTCGATTACTTCAATGGATTTCTGGAAAGCgccgagcaacaacaacagcagttgTTGACCACCACCAGCGCCGAGATCTTGACCACATCCACATCCACCGTCGTCGCTGCGAATGCCTCGCTGACATCGTACATACACGATGTGAGTAATGGTACACGCGATCTGCGTTTGGGCGAGTTTCTCGGCCTACTTCCCAATGATCGCATTTCGctgttatcatttctctttctcttttccTTCGCCACCGTATTTGGCAATACGCTGGTGATATTGGCCGTTATACGTGAACGTTATCTGCACACGGCCACAAATTACTTCATCACAAGTCTGGCGGTAGCTGATTGCCTGGTGGGTTTGGTTGTGATGCCTTTTTCGGCACTATACGAAGTGCTCGAGAATACGTGGTTCTTCGGTACCGATTGGTGTGACATCTGGCGCTCGCTGGACGTACTCTTCAGCACCGCCTCCATATTGAATTTATGTGTGATATCATTGGATCGTTATTGGGCCATCACCGACCCTTTCACCTATCCGATGCGCATGACGGTGAAACGCTCCGCAGCTCTCATCTGTGCAGTGTGGGTGTGTTCGAGTGCCATCAGCTTTCCGGCGATAGTGTGGTGGCGTGCGGCGCGCGACGGTGAGATGCCCGCTTACAAGTGCACCTTTACAGAACACCTCGGTTATTTAGTCTTCTCATCGACGATCTCATTTTACCTGCCACTGCTAGTCATGGTATTCACCTATTGCCGTATTTATCGTGCTGCGGTGATTCAAACGCGTTCACTGAAAATCGGAACCAAGCAAGTGCTAATGGCGTCTGGTGAATTGCAATTAACGTTACGCATCCATCGTGGTGGAACGACACGTGAACCTTCGACGAGCGCTTCACATCATCCGACAATTCACGGCTCGCTGGGTGGCGCTCCTAGTGGCGGTAGCGATGGTTCGCAACACCATCGCCATCATTCGCATCTACATTCGGCGCATCACAATCACAGCGCGTCGGGTACGACGTCATCAACGCCCGAAGAACCTGACGACGAGCCGCTATCGGCGCTACATAATAATGGTCTGGCGCGACATAGACATATGGGAAAGAATTTCTCATTGTCGCGCAAATTGGCGAAATTCGCCAAGGAGAAGAAGGCAGCCAAGACACTGGGTATAGTGATGGGTGTATTCATCGTGTGCTGGCTGCCGTTCTTTGTTGTGAATCTACTTTCGGGTTTCTGTGTAGAATGCATCGAGCACGAGGAAATTGTATCGGCGATTGTGACGTGGCTGGGCTGGATAAATTCCTGCATGAATCCCGTAATCTATGCCTGTTGGAGCAGGGATTTTAGAAG AGCGTTCGTACGTCTGTTGTGCGTTTGCTGTCCACGCAAAATTCGACGCAAATACCAACCCACAATGCGTTCCAAATCACAG
- the LOC128855343 gene encoding dopamine receptor 2-like isoform X1 gives MTIMNNANSQGVASNFTSTNSIIAATNNNNNNNSNANATSSRDGASTDTAARVNDTLYYWKYTSEELSEFSLVAPELEPSMQQLSAQQQPASGFSYHQSNTRTDNHTTEAQAEPPPAFYTSFNISDDIFDYFNGFLESAEQQQQQLLTTTSAEILTTSTSTVVAANASLTSYIHDVSNGTRDLRLGEFLGLLPNDRISLLSFLFLFSFATVFGNTLVILAVIRERYLHTATNYFITSLAVADCLVGLVVMPFSALYEVLENTWFFGTDWCDIWRSLDVLFSTASILNLCVISLDRYWAITDPFTYPMRMTVKRSAALICAVWVCSSAISFPAIVWWRAARDGEMPAYKCTFTEHLGYLVFSSTISFYLPLLVMVFTYCRIYRAAVIQTRSLKIGTKQVLMASGELQLTLRIHRGGTTREPSTSASHHPTIHGSLGGAPSGGSDGSQHHRHHSHLHSAHHNHSASGTTSSTPEEPDDEPLSALHNNGLARHRHMGKNFSLSRKLAKFAKEKKAAKTLGIVMGVFIVCWLPFFVVNLLSGFCVECIEHEEIVSAIVTWLGWINSCMNPVIYACWSRDFRRAFVRLLCVCCPRKIRRKYQPTMRSKSQVSLWCASIKTPMRQLRRLQILWIYFHLFLCTRFCF, from the exons ATGACGATAATGAATAATGCGAATAGTCAAGGTGTCGCAAGCAATTTCACTAGCACGAATAGCATCATCGCCgctacaaacaacaacaacaacaataatagcaatGCCAATGCGACAAGCAGTCGAGATGGTGCCTCAACTGATACCGCCGCCAGAGTTAACGACACACTTTACTACTGGAAATATACATCCGAAGAGTTATCCGAGTTCTCACTGGTCGCACCGGAGTTGGAGCCTTCCATGCAACAACTCTCCGCTCAACAGCAACCCGCGTCAGGATTTTCATATCACCAATCGAATACCCGCACTGACAATCACACAACGGAGGCTCAAGCGGAACCACCACCTGCTTTCTATACGAGCTTCAACATCTCTGACGATATCTTCGATTACTTCAATGGATTTCTGGAAAGCgccgagcaacaacaacagcagttgTTGACCACCACCAGCGCCGAGATCTTGACCACATCCACATCCACCGTCGTCGCTGCGAATGCCTCGCTGACATCGTACATACACGATGTGAGTAATGGTACACGCGATCTGCGTTTGGGCGAGTTTCTCGGCCTACTTCCCAATGATCGCATTTCGctgttatcatttctctttctcttttccTTCGCCACCGTATTTGGCAATACGCTGGTGATATTGGCCGTTATACGTGAACGTTATCTGCACACGGCCACAAATTACTTCATCACAAGTCTGGCGGTAGCTGATTGCCTGGTGGGTTTGGTTGTGATGCCTTTTTCGGCACTATACGAAGTGCTCGAGAATACGTGGTTCTTCGGTACCGATTGGTGTGACATCTGGCGCTCGCTGGACGTACTCTTCAGCACCGCCTCCATATTGAATTTATGTGTGATATCATTGGATCGTTATTGGGCCATCACCGACCCTTTCACCTATCCGATGCGCATGACGGTGAAACGCTCCGCAGCTCTCATCTGTGCAGTGTGGGTGTGTTCGAGTGCCATCAGCTTTCCGGCGATAGTGTGGTGGCGTGCGGCGCGCGACGGTGAGATGCCCGCTTACAAGTGCACCTTTACAGAACACCTCGGTTATTTAGTCTTCTCATCGACGATCTCATTTTACCTGCCACTGCTAGTCATGGTATTCACCTATTGCCGTATTTATCGTGCTGCGGTGATTCAAACGCGTTCACTGAAAATCGGAACCAAGCAAGTGCTAATGGCGTCTGGTGAATTGCAATTAACGTTACGCATCCATCGTGGTGGAACGACACGTGAACCTTCGACGAGCGCTTCACATCATCCGACAATTCACGGCTCGCTGGGTGGCGCTCCTAGTGGCGGTAGCGATGGTTCGCAACACCATCGCCATCATTCGCATCTACATTCGGCGCATCACAATCACAGCGCGTCGGGTACGACGTCATCAACGCCCGAAGAACCTGACGACGAGCCGCTATCGGCGCTACATAATAATGGTCTGGCGCGACATAGACATATGGGAAAGAATTTCTCATTGTCGCGCAAATTGGCGAAATTCGCCAAGGAGAAGAAGGCAGCCAAGACACTGGGTATAGTGATGGGTGTATTCATCGTGTGCTGGCTGCCGTTCTTTGTTGTGAATCTACTTTCGGGTTTCTGTGTAGAATGCATCGAGCACGAGGAAATTGTATCGGCGATTGTGACGTGGCTGGGCTGGATAAATTCCTGCATGAATCCCGTAATCTATGCCTGTTGGAGCAGGGATTTTAGAAG AGCGTTCGTACGTCTGTTGTGCGTTTGCTGTCCACGCAAAATTCGACGCAAATACCAACCCACAATGCGTTCCAAATCACAGGTAAGTTTGTGGTGCGCCAGCATAAAGACGCCAATGCGGCAGCTACGACGCCTTCAAATACTTtggatttattttcatttatttttatgtacaagattttgtttttaa